The Anaerobacillus alkaliphilus genome window below encodes:
- a CDS encoding flavin reductase family protein, whose translation MLKSTNKTVLHCYPGLIALVTAEWDGTKNIMAAGWHSYISYDPPIYGVAIGEERFTHHLVKNSGEFAIQFVPAEFAEYIEGSGKNTGRDGNKFDLLNISHKQGETVNCPILTEAYVVYECKVRDVQRYGDHDWFVGDITMFHKDETCFENGLPNWDKLEIPLYLGQSQYVIANRETKKISIELKK comes from the coding sequence ATGTTAAAAAGTACGAATAAGACAGTACTCCATTGTTATCCGGGGTTAATTGCATTAGTGACAGCTGAATGGGACGGGACGAAGAACATTATGGCTGCAGGTTGGCATTCCTACATCTCCTATGACCCACCAATTTACGGCGTAGCCATTGGAGAGGAACGCTTCACTCATCATCTTGTAAAAAATTCAGGAGAGTTTGCAATCCAATTTGTTCCTGCAGAATTTGCGGAATACATTGAAGGTTCAGGTAAGAATACCGGACGTGATGGCAACAAGTTTGATCTTCTAAATATCTCTCATAAACAAGGTGAGACAGTAAATTGTCCAATACTAACTGAAGCATATGTTGTTTATGAATGTAAGGTTAGGGACGTTCAAAGATATGGCGATCACGATTGGTTTGTAGGCGATATTACAATGTTCCATAAAGATGAAACTTGTTTTGAAAATGGCTTACCGAATTGGGACAAGCTTGAAATCCCCTTATATCTTGGTCAATCGCAGTATGTTATTGCAAACAGGGAGACAAAGAAAATTTCTATTGAACTGAAAAAATAA
- a CDS encoding GerMN domain-containing protein, which produces MRKIKYTVLTLALLLGLAACGQGTTQPPEEQEPVVGAEPEVEEQEKTAEQTEISAEEPNEAEVEIPVLDTIYLYFSDNDLMTIYRVEVEGPYTLDEEGIKNALQSWVTGPKEEGLQGLVPEGVLVQSVEEFDGALYVSFSRELYEANLGSTGEGMMAEQIAMVVEQFGYKEVFVLIDGEVVDSLLGHLDWNEPFIANSPEDYEIYTN; this is translated from the coding sequence GTGAGAAAAATAAAATATACGGTCTTAACACTTGCATTATTGCTTGGTTTAGCTGCTTGTGGACAAGGTACTACTCAACCACCAGAAGAACAAGAGCCTGTCGTAGGAGCTGAACCTGAAGTAGAGGAACAAGAAAAAACTGCTGAACAAACTGAGATTTCCGCTGAAGAGCCAAATGAGGCTGAGGTTGAGATACCAGTTCTAGATACGATTTATTTATACTTCTCTGACAATGATTTAATGACAATCTACCGTGTAGAAGTTGAAGGACCTTATACATTAGATGAAGAAGGAATTAAAAATGCTTTACAAAGCTGGGTTACTGGGCCTAAAGAAGAAGGTCTTCAAGGACTTGTACCTGAAGGTGTATTAGTACAGTCTGTAGAAGAGTTTGATGGTGCACTTTATGTATCATTTTCACGTGAGCTTTATGAAGCTAACTTAGGGTCAACAGGTGAAGGAATGATGGCTGAACAAATCGCCATGGTTGTTGAGCAATTTGGATATAAAGAAGTCTTTGTTCTAATTGATGGTGAAGTAGTCGATTCGTTATTAGGACATCTTGATTGGAATGAGCCTTTTATAGCAAATTCACCTGAAGATTACGAAATTTATACTAATTAA
- a CDS encoding BH0509 family protein: MSRQERKNMINFIEKMKGLDSSQLKNMTDQEVEHIYNSLYLKLVTQE, from the coding sequence GTGAGCAGACAAGAGCGTAAAAACATGATTAACTTTATTGAGAAGATGAAAGGTTTGGACTCCAGTCAGTTAAAGAACATGACAGATCAAGAGGTTGAACATATCTATAACTCGCTTTACTTAAAGCTTGTAACTCAAGAATAA
- a CDS encoding DUF456 domain-containing protein produces MDIVLWLVIIVLFIISFVGLVYPIIPSVVLIWGGVAIYYFFILPEAVSWWTWSTFILLTTLLFITDYLANIFFVKRYGGSKWGLRAATIGVIIGCFVIPPFGILIVPFVLVLVTELIQKKTIGESIKVATGTLIAFLSGTFAKAMIQSVMIIVFLLDIFL; encoded by the coding sequence ATGGATATTGTTTTATGGCTAGTTATTATTGTTCTTTTTATTATCAGCTTTGTCGGATTAGTATACCCAATTATTCCTTCTGTTGTTTTGATTTGGGGCGGAGTAGCCATTTATTACTTCTTCATCCTGCCAGAAGCTGTCTCATGGTGGACATGGAGTACGTTTATTCTTTTAACAACTCTCCTATTTATAACTGACTACTTAGCTAATATTTTCTTTGTTAAACGGTATGGAGGTTCAAAATGGGGCCTTCGCGCAGCAACAATTGGTGTGATCATTGGCTGTTTTGTTATTCCACCGTTTGGCATTTTGATTGTCCCGTTTGTTCTTGTATTAGTTACAGAACTCATTCAAAAAAAGACTATTGGAGAGTCGATAAAGGTTGCGACTGGAACATTGATTGCTTTTTTAAGTGGTACTTTTGCGAAAGCAATGATTCAGAGTGTAATGATTATTGTATTCCTATTAGATATCTTCCTTTAA
- a CDS encoding glycine betaine ABC transporter substrate-binding protein, with the protein MKKYLKRLSVAVGLSLTLFVAGCGADTTSGDGSIASQLNYTITGIDAGAGIMAATEEAIEAYGLEGYNLQTSSSAAMTAALAAAYEKEEPIVVTGWTPHWKFAKYDLKYLEDPKGVFGAAESIHTIARVGLETDHPSAYQVLDNFYWEQADMGEIMIAINEGADPADAAAEWVANNQDKVAQWTDGVAEVNGDKLTLVFVAWDSEIASTHMIGQVLEDIGYDVELLSLEAAGMWTAVATGSADALVAAWLPGTHAVYYEDYKEDFVDLGVNLEGAGIGLVVPAYMDITSIEDLNN; encoded by the coding sequence ATGAAAAAATACTTAAAAAGACTTAGTGTCGCAGTGGGATTATCGCTAACATTATTTGTTGCTGGCTGTGGTGCAGATACAACTAGCGGAGATGGTTCTATTGCTAGCCAGTTAAACTACACAATTACAGGAATTGACGCCGGTGCTGGTATCATGGCTGCTACTGAAGAGGCCATCGAAGCTTACGGACTAGAGGGCTACAACCTTCAAACTAGTTCATCAGCAGCTATGACAGCAGCTCTTGCGGCAGCTTACGAGAAAGAGGAACCGATTGTTGTAACAGGCTGGACACCTCATTGGAAGTTTGCTAAATATGATTTAAAATACCTAGAAGATCCTAAAGGTGTATTTGGTGCAGCTGAAAGTATTCATACGATTGCCCGAGTTGGACTAGAAACAGACCACCCTTCAGCTTACCAAGTATTGGATAACTTCTACTGGGAGCAAGCTGACATGGGAGAAATCATGATTGCTATCAATGAAGGTGCAGATCCTGCAGATGCTGCTGCTGAATGGGTAGCAAATAACCAAGACAAGGTAGCACAGTGGACAGACGGTGTTGCTGAAGTTAACGGTGACAAATTAACACTAGTATTTGTTGCTTGGGATTCTGAAATTGCTTCTACTCATATGATTGGCCAAGTATTAGAAGATATCGGATATGATGTTGAACTGTTATCACTTGAAGCTGCAGGTATGTGGACTGCCGTAGCAACCGGAAGCGCTGATGCCCTCGTTGCTGCTTGGTTACCAGGTACACACGCAGTTTATTATGAAGACTATAAAGAAGATTTTGTTGACCTTGGGGTTAACTTAGAGGGTGCAGGAATTGGTCTAGTAGTTCCAGCTTATATGGATATTACATCAATTGAAGATTTAAATAACTAG
- a CDS encoding ABC transporter permease, whose protein sequence is MNLIPRLPLADGVDAFVDWLKNADGLFKGVTAFIRFFVELLSKGLSSIPEWLFILLITALAFFATKKRFGLPIFVFVGLFLIQNLGYWNDMLLTLSLVLTSAGISVIIGVPIGIWMAKSKTTENVMTPILDFMQTMPAFVYLIPAVVFFGIGMVPGVIASVIFAMPPTVRLTNLGIRQVSTELIEAADAFGSTPFQKLYKVQLPMAKKTIMAGINQSIMLALSMVVIASMIGASGLGTKVYYAVGRNDAGGGFEAGIALVIVAIILDRLTQSFNTQKGTI, encoded by the coding sequence ATGAATCTGATACCGAGGCTTCCGCTAGCTGATGGAGTTGATGCATTTGTAGACTGGTTAAAAAATGCTGATGGATTGTTTAAAGGGGTTACCGCATTTATTCGATTTTTTGTCGAGCTATTAAGCAAAGGCCTAAGTTCCATTCCTGAATGGTTATTTATTCTTCTTATTACGGCATTGGCGTTCTTTGCTACAAAAAAGCGATTTGGACTTCCGATCTTTGTATTCGTAGGACTATTTCTCATTCAAAATCTCGGTTACTGGAATGATATGTTACTGACACTTTCACTTGTTTTAACGTCAGCAGGTATATCTGTCATCATCGGAGTACCGATAGGGATTTGGATGGCTAAGAGTAAAACAACAGAAAACGTGATGACGCCTATTTTAGATTTTATGCAAACAATGCCAGCCTTCGTTTACTTAATTCCGGCGGTTGTATTTTTCGGAATTGGTATGGTTCCTGGGGTAATCGCCTCGGTTATATTTGCTATGCCCCCTACCGTCCGTTTAACAAACTTAGGAATTCGACAAGTTTCAACTGAGCTTATTGAAGCGGCTGATGCGTTTGGGTCGACACCTTTCCAAAAGCTTTATAAAGTTCAGCTACCAATGGCAAAGAAAACGATTATGGCCGGAATTAATCAAAGTATCATGCTGGCTTTATCGATGGTAGTTATTGCATCAATGATCGGTGCTTCTGGGCTTGGAACAAAGGTTTATTATGCTGTAGGAAGAAATGATGCAGGTGGAGGTTTTGAAGCAGGGATTGCTCTTGTAATTGTTGCCATCATATTAGATCGCTTAACCCAAAGTTTTAATACACAAAAGGGAACAATCTAG
- a CDS encoding quaternary amine ABC transporter ATP-binding protein translates to MSKIKVENLTKVFGKKPKKALDLLAKNVSKDEILKQTGMTVGVNQANFEVNNGEIFVIMGLSGSGKSTLVRLLNRLIEPTTGSVWIDGVDLAAMGEKELRDVRRKKLSMVFQKFGLFPFRTVLENVEYGLEVQGIQKVERKEKALTSLELVGLKGYEDKYPSELSGGMQQRVGLARALANDPDVLLMDEAFSALDPLIRKDMQDELLDLQQKMQKTIIFITHDLDEALRIGDRITIMKDGSIVQIGTPEEILTNPEDDYVERFVEDVDRSKVFTAGHVMKRPETVNAEKDGLRVAMQRMKEMGISSIYVTNRKKELLGVVSAEQVSKAAKDASLVDIMDQNVPTVPPETPLHDLFDIVSTSPIPVAVVNDGQLKGIIIRGAVLAALSSGAEVKTNESDTEASAS, encoded by the coding sequence ATGTCCAAAATAAAAGTTGAAAACTTAACGAAGGTCTTTGGTAAGAAACCAAAAAAAGCACTGGATCTTTTGGCCAAAAACGTATCAAAAGATGAAATATTAAAGCAGACCGGAATGACAGTTGGTGTTAATCAGGCAAACTTTGAAGTGAACAATGGTGAGATCTTTGTTATTATGGGCCTTTCCGGAAGTGGTAAGTCAACATTAGTTCGCCTCTTAAACCGACTAATTGAGCCTACTACTGGAAGCGTATGGATAGATGGTGTTGACTTAGCAGCCATGGGCGAAAAAGAGCTTCGGGATGTACGCAGAAAGAAACTCAGTATGGTATTTCAGAAATTTGGCTTATTTCCTTTTCGGACTGTCCTTGAAAATGTCGAATATGGTCTTGAAGTACAAGGCATTCAGAAAGTAGAAAGAAAAGAAAAAGCACTTACTTCGTTAGAACTTGTTGGACTTAAAGGGTATGAAGACAAATACCCAAGCGAATTATCTGGAGGAATGCAGCAGCGCGTTGGATTGGCTAGAGCATTAGCGAACGATCCAGATGTGTTATTAATGGATGAAGCTTTTTCAGCGTTAGATCCATTAATTAGAAAAGATATGCAAGATGAATTACTAGATTTGCAGCAAAAGATGCAAAAGACTATTATTTTTATTACTCATGATTTAGATGAAGCACTGAGAATTGGTGACAGAATTACGATTATGAAAGATGGTTCCATTGTTCAAATTGGGACACCTGAAGAAATACTAACTAATCCAGAAGACGATTATGTGGAAAGGTTTGTTGAAGATGTAGACCGCTCTAAAGTGTTTACTGCCGGCCATGTAATGAAACGTCCTGAAACCGTAAATGCGGAAAAAGATGGTCTTAGAGTAGCCATGCAGAGAATGAAGGAAATGGGAATTTCAAGTATCTATGTGACGAATCGCAAAAAAGAACTTCTCGGTGTGGTTAGTGCCGAACAGGTTTCAAAGGCTGCAAAAGATGCTAGCTTAGTAGATATAATGGATCAAAACGTCCCAACAGTACCACCCGAAACACCATTGCACGATTTGTTTGACATTGTTTCTACATCACCGATCCCAGTTGCTGTCGTTAACGATGGGCAATTAAAAGGAATTATTATTCGAGGAGCTGTGTTAGCAGCTTTATCATCTGGAGCGGAGGTGAAAACAAATGAATCTGATACCGAGGCTTCCGCTAGCTGA
- a CDS encoding GbsR/MarR family transcriptional regulator, which translates to MDNNYKNEFRELSKARDRFVSEIAKNIHLYGISQSVGRLYGTVFFSEEPMTLDEMSDELGMSKTSMSTGIRMLLDAQMVERVWEKGIRKDLYKTEEDWYRSFSNVFITRWRQATEQNMIAIQETKVMLESLNKKTTNEKIGELIELDLNKLTQAEAYYNWLDDVISLFETGEIFKIVPKQPTS; encoded by the coding sequence ATGGATAATAATTACAAGAATGAGTTCAGAGAATTAAGTAAAGCGCGTGATCGCTTTGTTAGTGAAATAGCGAAAAATATCCATCTCTATGGGATCTCACAGTCGGTTGGTCGACTTTACGGCACAGTGTTTTTCTCTGAAGAGCCAATGACCCTTGATGAAATGAGTGATGAACTCGGAATGAGTAAAACAAGCATGAGTACCGGGATCCGAATGCTCCTTGATGCTCAGATGGTAGAGCGTGTTTGGGAAAAGGGTATAAGAAAGGATTTATATAAAACTGAAGAAGACTGGTATCGTTCATTTTCAAATGTTTTTATTACTCGTTGGAGACAAGCTACTGAACAGAATATGATCGCTATTCAAGAAACGAAGGTCATGTTAGAGTCCTTAAATAAGAAAACGACTAATGAGAAAATCGGGGAATTGATTGAATTAGATTTGAATAAGCTTACTCAAGCGGAGGCTTACTATAATTGGCTAGACGATGTCATATCATTATTTGAAACGGGAGAAATTTTTAAAATTGTTCCTAAGCAACCAACTTCATAA
- the sigX gene encoding RNA polymerase sigma factor SigX — protein sequence MNDEFERLYETYHHSLFQFLFYMVRNRQIAEELVQEVYIKVFNSYSSFKGDSSEKTWLYSIARHVGVDWIRSQNRKKRKFLGIFELSEKEFQIRDEEPLPDEIIVEREEMKEVYRMLGKCTLDQQQVIILRYVESLSISETASILGWTESKVKTTQHRAIKALQELLGGSHHSDLKEVGR from the coding sequence GTGAATGATGAATTTGAACGCTTGTACGAAACCTATCACCATTCATTATTTCAGTTTCTGTTTTACATGGTTCGGAATAGACAAATAGCTGAAGAGCTTGTACAAGAAGTATATATAAAGGTTTTTAACTCTTATTCTTCATTTAAAGGGGATAGTAGTGAAAAAACGTGGCTATATTCTATCGCTAGGCATGTTGGTGTCGACTGGATCAGAAGTCAAAATAGAAAGAAACGAAAATTTCTAGGTATTTTCGAGCTATCAGAAAAGGAGTTCCAAATTAGAGATGAAGAACCCCTACCTGATGAAATTATTGTGGAAAGAGAAGAAATGAAAGAAGTTTATCGTATGTTAGGTAAGTGTACACTGGATCAACAACAAGTGATTATTTTAAGATATGTTGAGTCACTCTCAATAAGTGAAACAGCATCAATATTAGGTTGGACAGAAAGTAAAGTAAAGACGACGCAACATCGTGCGATTAAAGCATTACAAGAGCTACTTGGCGGGAGCCATCATTCAGACTTAAAGGAGGTGGGAAGATGA
- a CDS encoding metal-dependent hydrolase, translating into MDTITHTLFGLTLYGAINKRNYTKEQKRALLFTTVVGSQIPDIDVVSRLWDTEGQYQMWHRGITHSIFLVPVWALVIALLCYLFWRVKDRRIFLMGVLAVFIHNTSDLFNAWGTGYFEPFSSIRITFGTIPIIDFVIWGIILSGFILSKKSKWPSYRIYQYVWLAIVLHIVFQTSQGYLIYQQTSTNYEQMALSASFAPWNYTVIGKNGNVVEISHRNLWSEPILHVSLTSSEDTNLDDLFAQKPEARTLYEWSPFVVVVDEDDIVGIYDPRFYRNGQSFLFEYIEKEG; encoded by the coding sequence ATGGATACAATTACACATACATTATTTGGTCTTACATTGTATGGGGCAATTAATAAACGAAACTATACAAAAGAGCAAAAGCGAGCACTACTGTTTACAACAGTAGTAGGTAGTCAAATACCAGATATTGATGTGGTTTCAAGACTCTGGGATACAGAAGGTCAATATCAAATGTGGCATCGGGGTATTACGCACTCCATTTTTTTGGTGCCGGTGTGGGCATTAGTAATAGCACTATTGTGCTACCTTTTTTGGAGAGTGAAGGATAGGCGAATATTCTTAATGGGCGTGTTAGCGGTCTTTATTCATAACACAAGCGACTTATTTAATGCATGGGGAACAGGGTATTTCGAGCCGTTCTCTAGTATTCGAATTACGTTTGGAACAATCCCGATAATAGACTTTGTAATTTGGGGTATCATTTTGAGTGGCTTCATCCTAAGTAAGAAATCAAAATGGCCATCCTATCGAATATATCAGTATGTATGGTTGGCCATTGTTTTACATATCGTTTTTCAAACGAGTCAGGGCTATCTCATCTATCAACAAACTAGTACTAACTATGAGCAAATGGCCTTATCTGCTAGTTTTGCTCCTTGGAACTATACGGTGATTGGAAAGAATGGAAATGTAGTAGAAATATCTCATCGCAATCTCTGGTCAGAACCTATCTTACACGTTAGTCTAACAAGTAGTGAGGATACAAACTTAGACGATTTATTCGCTCAAAAGCCTGAGGCAAGAACACTCTATGAGTGGTCACCCTTCGTCGTTGTCGTCGATGAAGATGATATAGTAGGTATTTATGATCCCCGCTTTTATCGGAATGGACAATCATTTTTGTTTGAGTATATCGAAAAAGAAGGCTGA
- a CDS encoding methyl-accepting chemotaxis protein codes for MKSIQTKIILFFSVFFIITVSSLGWYMFSSAKELVEQSVGEQAKSIAESAVKIIDPVQFQEIISKGETTYYFQLREELNQFREMNGLLYLYTMTIGDGMDSNEYMYVVDGLPLGDEEASEIGETELIDEYPIILEIYKEGTSMVGELVTTETYGSLVYAYAPIFNSSGEVIGIVGADFDATNVMMRLDEERKVAFLVTLGTSVLSIVILFILTKLLINPLKVLTKQMERVKEGDLTVSFTTNREDEIGSLGVAFQHMIDEMNSIIQSINQNVGTLTDSSGKLANSFHHAVDNNDLIIRDMLEVSEGATTTVKSSEESSKAIADLTDGVQYISETALQVNVASNTTVDDANQGIVTVEQASVQMDLIHRSVQETTILVNNLELHSQEINQIVEVISVLASQTNLLALNAAIEAARAGEHGRGFAVVADEVRKLAEQTSSSLNDISQITEKIQLETKRSVQAMEEVSGKVNTGVSVIQKSGEAFKNIKQSAQYVVTQVDLFTSTAKQMSAGTEGVNASFEEMASIAKRAAMQINEVTASVEQQTADLSEITSFADHLLEMATELQSKINRFKVE; via the coding sequence GTGAAAAGTATTCAAACAAAAATTATCTTGTTTTTTTCTGTCTTTTTTATTATTACAGTATCATCACTTGGTTGGTATATGTTTAGTAGTGCCAAAGAACTTGTAGAACAATCAGTAGGGGAACAAGCGAAATCGATTGCTGAAAGCGCAGTGAAGATTATAGATCCAGTTCAATTTCAAGAGATTATTTCAAAAGGAGAAACTACCTATTACTTTCAGTTGCGTGAGGAACTAAATCAATTCCGAGAAATGAATGGCTTACTTTATTTGTACACAATGACAATTGGAGATGGAATGGATAGTAATGAATACATGTATGTCGTTGATGGGCTTCCATTAGGGGATGAAGAGGCATCTGAAATTGGTGAAACTGAATTAATTGATGAATATCCAATCATACTGGAAATCTATAAGGAAGGAACCTCAATGGTAGGCGAGTTAGTTACTACAGAAACTTACGGTTCATTAGTATATGCTTATGCACCGATTTTTAACTCTTCAGGTGAGGTCATCGGAATTGTTGGTGCTGACTTTGATGCCACTAATGTAATGATGAGACTCGATGAAGAAAGAAAAGTGGCCTTTTTAGTAACGTTAGGCACATCAGTGTTATCAATTGTTATCTTGTTTATTTTAACAAAACTATTAATAAATCCACTAAAAGTTCTTACAAAGCAAATGGAACGTGTAAAAGAAGGTGATTTGACTGTAAGCTTTACTACTAATCGAGAAGATGAGATTGGGAGCTTAGGTGTAGCGTTTCAGCATATGATAGATGAAATGAACTCAATAATTCAAAGTATTAATCAAAATGTAGGAACATTAACAGATAGTTCAGGGAAATTAGCTAATAGCTTCCATCATGCTGTTGATAATAATGACTTAATTATTCGTGACATGCTAGAAGTAAGTGAAGGAGCAACAACTACTGTAAAAAGCTCTGAAGAAAGCTCAAAAGCAATAGCTGATTTAACTGATGGAGTTCAATATATTTCAGAGACAGCATTGCAAGTGAATGTAGCTTCGAATACTACTGTAGATGACGCAAATCAAGGGATTGTAACTGTTGAGCAAGCTTCCGTACAAATGGATCTAATACATCGGTCTGTTCAAGAAACAACTATACTTGTAAATAATTTAGAGTTACACTCTCAAGAAATTAATCAAATTGTAGAAGTAATATCAGTTCTAGCTTCACAAACCAACCTACTTGCTCTTAATGCTGCTATCGAAGCAGCAAGAGCAGGTGAGCACGGTCGTGGTTTTGCAGTGGTAGCAGATGAGGTGAGGAAATTAGCGGAACAAACGAGTAGCTCGCTAAATGATATCTCCCAGATCACGGAGAAAATTCAGTTAGAGACGAAAAGATCTGTGCAAGCGATGGAAGAAGTCTCTGGTAAAGTGAACACAGGGGTTTCGGTAATACAAAAATCGGGTGAAGCTTTTAAGAATATCAAACAATCAGCCCAATATGTAGTAACTCAAGTAGACTTATTTACATCAACAGCTAAACAAATGAGTGCAGGAACTGAAGGTGTTAATGCCTCTTTTGAGGAGATGGCTTCAATTGCTAAGAGAGCAGCGATGCAAATAAATGAGGTTACTGCATCTGTAGAGCAACAAACTGCAGACCTTTCTGAGATCACGTCATTTGCAGATCATTTACTAGAAATGGCAACTGAACTGCAAAGTAAGATTAATAGGTTTAAAGTAGAATAA
- a CDS encoding YitT family protein: protein MAKKKILAILFGSLIISIGINNFFVPFHILDGGMIGLGLILHYQYDVSVGVAILILSVPIYAAAWIWYRDFFYNSIVGFVVSALFIDLFHWMTVNVENLSPLLGALVGGSLLGIGVGLMFLYDISTGGLDLLAQMIADLFKTNVGIFIFLIDLLVVFVGFSVITFDEMILSTIAVAATGVTTTAIVMCKEK, encoded by the coding sequence ATGGCAAAGAAAAAAATACTAGCGATACTATTTGGTAGTCTCATTATTAGTATCGGAATTAATAACTTTTTTGTTCCTTTCCACATTCTTGATGGAGGAATGATTGGTCTAGGTTTAATTCTACATTATCAATACGATGTAAGTGTTGGAGTAGCAATTTTAATTTTAAGTGTTCCTATTTATGCTGCAGCTTGGATTTGGTACCGTGACTTTTTCTACAATAGTATTGTCGGTTTTGTGGTATCAGCTCTATTTATTGATCTTTTCCACTGGATGACGGTTAATGTAGAAAATCTCTCCCCACTTTTAGGTGCATTAGTCGGGGGTTCTCTACTTGGTATAGGAGTCGGCCTTATGTTTCTTTACGACATAAGCACAGGTGGCCTTGATTTACTAGCACAAATGATTGCCGATCTATTTAAAACAAACGTAGGTATTTTTATCTTCCTAATAGATTTACTTGTTGTATTCGTAGGTTTTTCAGTCATTACCTTTGACGAAATGATCCTTTCAACGATAGCTGTTGCTGCTACAGGAGTTACTACGACAGCAATCGTCATGTGTAAGGAAAAGTAA
- a CDS encoding sigma-54 interaction domain-containing protein yields MVDFKDPQHLKKFSRFYQHAINEIDSGIHVIDEHGKTIIYNQKMMEIEAMHVEDVINKNLRDVFMFYEDQESTLLQALFEGKTTKNKKQTYYNNKGQEITTINNTHPIIENGKTIGAIEIAKDITKLEKLLRENSSINGQTYYTFDLIIGESSPLKDVIDQAKRATRTSSSVLIVGETGTGKELFAQSIHHGSDRSDKPFISQNCAAIPESLIEGLLFGTKKGAFTGATERPGLFEQANHGTLLLDEVNSLSVNLQAKLLRVIQEKSLRRVGDTKDTQVDVRIIATINEDPYQAIEAGRLRNDLYYRLSVVSLHIPPLRKRKEDIPLLVNAFINKFNRKFQMAVRKIDEEIFRLFYQYDWPGNVRELEHVIEGAMNLITDEDRIEYTHLPSHFRNKTQFKVEIPEMFQMTERKSDYRPFTKPLKEQLEEFEEFYIQKVLKQHHNNVTQAAKQLGLSRQSLQYRIKKFQ; encoded by the coding sequence GTGGTTGATTTCAAAGATCCCCAACATCTAAAGAAATTTTCAAGGTTCTACCAACATGCAATCAATGAAATTGACAGTGGTATCCATGTCATTGACGAACATGGTAAGACCATTATCTATAATCAAAAGATGATGGAAATTGAGGCAATGCATGTAGAAGATGTCATAAATAAAAACTTACGTGACGTTTTTATGTTTTATGAAGATCAAGAAAGTACTCTTTTACAAGCTCTTTTCGAAGGGAAAACTACCAAGAACAAAAAACAAACCTATTATAATAATAAAGGCCAAGAAATTACTACTATTAATAACACCCATCCAATCATTGAAAACGGCAAGACCATTGGTGCTATTGAGATTGCAAAAGACATTACCAAACTAGAAAAATTGCTGAGAGAAAATAGCTCTATCAACGGTCAAACCTACTATACATTTGACTTAATCATTGGCGAGAGTTCGCCCCTAAAAGATGTAATTGATCAAGCGAAACGAGCAACTCGAACTTCTTCGTCTGTTCTCATTGTAGGAGAAACAGGCACAGGAAAAGAATTATTTGCTCAAAGTATTCATCACGGGAGTGACCGTAGTGACAAACCCTTCATTAGTCAAAATTGCGCAGCAATTCCAGAAAGCCTAATCGAAGGACTTTTATTCGGTACAAAGAAAGGGGCTTTTACTGGTGCAACAGAACGACCAGGCCTTTTCGAACAGGCTAATCATGGGACGTTGCTTTTAGATGAGGTGAATTCTCTAAGTGTTAATTTACAAGCCAAACTTTTAAGAGTCATTCAAGAAAAAAGCTTACGAAGAGTGGGTGACACAAAAGACACACAAGTGGATGTCAGGATCATTGCTACTATAAATGAAGATCCCTACCAAGCAATTGAAGCAGGGCGTTTAAGAAACGACTTATATTACAGACTTAGTGTTGTGTCTCTTCATATTCCTCCTTTAAGAAAAAGAAAAGAAGACATCCCCTTACTTGTTAATGCATTTATTAATAAATTTAACCGCAAATTTCAAATGGCCGTTCGAAAAATTGACGAAGAAATCTTTCGTTTGTTTTATCAGTACGATTGGCCAGGAAATGTTAGAGAACTTGAACACGTGATCGAAGGAGCTATGAACCTTATCACTGATGAGGATCGGATTGAATACACTCACTTACCGAGTCACTTCCGAAACAAAACACAATTTAAGGTAGAAATCCCTGAGATGTTTCAAATGACAGAAAGAAAAAGTGATTATCGACCTTTTACAAAGCCATTAAAAGAGCAACTAGAGGAGTTTGAAGAATTCTATATTCAAAAGGTACTCAAACAACATCACAATAACGTCACTCAAGCCGCGAAACAATTAGGGTTAAGTCGGCAAAGCCTACAATATCGAATAAAGAAGTTTCAATAA